From Streptomyces zhihengii, the proteins below share one genomic window:
- a CDS encoding SOS response-associated peptidase, whose translation MCGRYAASRRPEDLTGLFQVEKWEPEEALAPDWNVAPTKEVYAILERPVKDAADRRPVRQMRVLKWGLVPSWAKTPEGGARMINARAETVHEKPSFRRPFLSRRCILPADGYYEWVTGTGERELEVEGRKKRPRKQPYFVTPADGSVFAMAGLYEFWRDRTLPDDHPRAWWVTCSVITTEAEKGPLGVAPAEGPGSLADIHPRMPLMLTPDRWDAWLDPARTDPDELRGLLAPPPEGLMRAYPVATAVSNVRNNGPELLEELAGPEEPVLF comes from the coding sequence ATGTGCGGACGGTATGCAGCGAGTCGGCGGCCCGAGGACCTGACGGGCCTGTTCCAGGTCGAGAAGTGGGAGCCCGAGGAGGCGCTCGCCCCGGACTGGAACGTGGCCCCGACCAAGGAGGTCTACGCGATCCTGGAGCGTCCGGTGAAGGACGCGGCCGACCGCCGGCCGGTTCGCCAGATGCGGGTGCTGAAGTGGGGCCTCGTGCCGTCCTGGGCGAAGACGCCGGAGGGCGGCGCCCGGATGATCAACGCCCGGGCGGAGACGGTCCACGAGAAGCCGTCCTTCCGCAGGCCGTTCCTCTCCCGGCGCTGCATCCTGCCGGCCGACGGCTACTACGAATGGGTCACCGGCACCGGAGAGCGGGAACTGGAGGTCGAGGGGCGGAAGAAGAGGCCGCGCAAGCAGCCGTACTTCGTCACCCCCGCCGACGGCTCGGTGTTCGCGATGGCCGGCCTCTACGAGTTCTGGCGCGACCGCACCCTGCCCGACGACCACCCCCGGGCCTGGTGGGTGACCTGCTCGGTGATCACCACCGAGGCGGAGAAGGGCCCGCTGGGCGTGGCACCGGCCGAGGGCCCCGGGTCGCTGGCCGACATCCACCCGAGGATGCCGCTGATGCTGACGCCCGACCGCTGGGACGCCTGGCTGGACCCGGCCCGCACCGATCCGGACGAGCTGCGGGGGCTGCTCGCCCCGCCGCCGGAGGGGCTGATGCGGGCCTACCCGGTGGCCACCGCGGTGAGCAATGTGCGCAACAACGGCCCCGAGCTGCTGGAGGAGCTGGCCGGTCCCGAGGAGCCGGTGCTGTTCTGA
- a CDS encoding M50 family metallopeptidase, translating to MVTTHTATAAAGDLWDRLSGTQSGPELWLVAVTGLVALAAVLPGSLWRLSRNAVTIAHEGGHGLVALLTGRSLQGIRLHSDTSGLTVSRGKPTGLGMILTAAAGYTAAPLLGLGGAWLLAADRITLLLWVATGLLLALLLMVRNAYGLLTVTLTGAAFVLVSWLTEPDVQSAFAYTAVWFMLLGGVRPVFELQSKRRGGGAPDSDADQLARLTHVPAAVWLGFFHLVSFCCLIGGARWLLGL from the coding sequence ATGGTCACGACACACACCGCCACGGCCGCCGCGGGCGATCTGTGGGACCGCCTGAGCGGCACCCAGTCCGGCCCCGAACTCTGGCTCGTCGCCGTCACCGGTCTGGTGGCGCTCGCCGCGGTGCTGCCGGGCTCGCTGTGGCGTCTGTCACGCAACGCCGTCACCATCGCGCACGAGGGCGGCCACGGGCTGGTGGCCCTGCTCACCGGCCGCTCGCTCCAGGGCATCAGGCTCCACTCGGACACCAGCGGCCTCACGGTCAGCCGCGGCAAGCCGACCGGCCTCGGCATGATCCTCACCGCGGCGGCCGGCTACACGGCCGCGCCGCTGCTCGGGCTCGGCGGCGCGTGGCTGCTGGCCGCGGACCGCATCACCCTGCTGCTCTGGGTGGCGACCGGCCTGCTGCTGGCCCTGCTGCTGATGGTCCGCAACGCCTACGGGCTGCTGACGGTGACCCTGACCGGCGCCGCGTTCGTGCTGGTGTCCTGGCTGACGGAGCCCGACGTTCAGTCCGCCTTCGCCTACACGGCCGTGTGGTTCATGCTGCTCGGCGGCGTCCGCCCGGTGTTCGAGCTCCAGTCGAAGCGCCGCGGCGGCGGCGCCCCGGACTCCGACGCGGACCAGCTCGCGCGCCTGACCCATGTGCCGGCGGCGGTCTGGCTGGGCTTCTTCCACCTGGTCTCGTTCTGCTGCCTGATCGGCGGCGCGCGCTGGCTGCTCGGACTGTAG
- the aroA gene encoding 3-phosphoshikimate 1-carboxyvinyltransferase: protein MTESSVHPVLWPAPRAGGPVEATVTVPGSKSVTNRALVLASLAAEPGWLRRPLRSRDTLLMSAALQAMGVGIEETVSSSTTGGKGEAWRVIPAGLHGPATVDVGNAGTVMRFLPPVAALADGPIRFDGDPRSYERPLGGVIGALRTLGARIDDGGRGALPLTVHGGGALEGGAVRIDASSSSQFVSALLLSAPRFNQGVEVRHVGSVLPSMPHIRMTVDMLRAVGARVDEPETGGEPNVWRVAHSALLGRDLTIEPDLSNAQPFLAAALVTGGRVTIPDWPERTTQPGDALRRIFTEMGGSCELTTTPDGTALIFTGSGRIHGIDVDLGEVGELTPGIAAVAALADSPSTLRGVAHLRMHETDRLAALTKEINELGGDVTETEDGLHIRPRPLHGGVFRTYDDHRMATAGSVIGLAVPGVEIENVETTAKTLPDFPRMWAEMLGA, encoded by the coding sequence ATGACCGAGAGCTCCGTGCACCCCGTCCTGTGGCCCGCCCCCCGAGCCGGCGGACCCGTCGAAGCGACGGTCACCGTGCCCGGATCGAAATCGGTGACCAACAGGGCCCTGGTGCTCGCCTCCCTCGCGGCCGAGCCCGGCTGGCTGCGCCGCCCGCTGCGCTCCCGCGACACCCTGCTGATGTCCGCGGCCCTCCAGGCCATGGGCGTCGGCATCGAGGAGACCGTCTCCTCCAGCACGACCGGCGGCAAGGGCGAGGCGTGGCGGGTCATCCCGGCCGGCCTGCACGGTCCCGCCACCGTCGACGTCGGCAACGCCGGCACGGTGATGCGCTTCCTGCCGCCGGTCGCCGCGCTCGCCGACGGCCCCATCCGCTTCGACGGCGACCCCCGCTCCTACGAGCGCCCGCTCGGCGGCGTGATCGGCGCGCTGCGCACCCTCGGCGCCCGGATCGACGACGGCGGCCGCGGGGCGCTCCCGCTGACGGTGCACGGCGGCGGCGCGCTGGAGGGCGGGGCCGTCCGTATCGACGCCTCGTCGTCCTCCCAGTTCGTCTCGGCCCTGCTGCTCTCCGCCCCCCGCTTCAACCAGGGCGTCGAGGTGCGGCACGTGGGTTCGGTGCTGCCCTCGATGCCGCACATCCGGATGACGGTCGACATGCTGCGCGCCGTCGGCGCCCGGGTCGACGAGCCGGAGACGGGCGGCGAGCCGAACGTCTGGCGGGTGGCGCACAGCGCGCTCCTCGGGCGTGACCTGACCATCGAGCCGGACCTCTCGAACGCCCAGCCGTTCCTGGCCGCGGCGCTGGTCACCGGCGGCCGGGTCACCATCCCCGACTGGCCGGAGCGGACCACCCAGCCCGGTGACGCGCTGCGGCGGATCTTCACCGAGATGGGTGGCTCCTGCGAGCTGACCACGACCCCGGACGGCACCGCGCTGATCTTCACCGGCAGCGGCCGGATCCACGGCATCGACGTGGACCTGGGCGAGGTGGGCGAGCTGACGCCCGGCATCGCCGCCGTCGCCGCGCTCGCCGACTCCCCCTCGACCCTCCGCGGGGTGGCCCACCTGCGGATGCACGAGACGGACCGGCTGGCCGCGCTCACCAAGGAGATCAACGAGCTCGGCGGCGACGTCACCGAGACCGAGGACGGCCTCCACATCCGCCCCCGCCCGCTGCACGGCGGTGTCTTCCGCACCTACGACGACCACCGGATGGCCACCGCGGGTTCGGTGATCGGGCTGGCGGTTCCCGGTGTGGAGATCGAGAACGTGGAGACCACGGCCAAGACCTTGCCCGACTTCCCGCGGATGTGGGCCGAAATGCTCGGGGCCTGA
- the rsgA gene encoding ribosome small subunit-dependent GTPase A, translating to MRRYGKHTDEDDIRSRPNRKGNRPRTNIRPKHEDAAEGMVLTVDRGRLTCLVDDRIVTAMKARELGRKAAVVGDRVDIVGDLSGDKDTLARIVRIGERASVLRRTADDDDPFERVVVANADQLAIVTALADPEPRPRLIDRCLVAAFDGGLEPLLVLTKSDLAAPDELLEMYGALGVPHVVTTREEFVDGLAAERVREHLTGRTTAFVGHSGVGKTTLVNALVPEERRRSTGHVNAVTGRGRHTTTSALALPLASEEGGWVIDTPGVRSFGLHHVDPSRVIHAFPDLEPGTEGCPRACSHDEPDCALDAWVAEGHADPARLYSLRRLLATRERREGD from the coding sequence ATGCGCCGCTACGGCAAGCACACCGACGAGGACGACATCCGCTCGCGCCCGAACCGCAAGGGCAACCGGCCGCGCACGAACATCCGCCCCAAGCACGAGGACGCGGCCGAGGGCATGGTCCTCACCGTGGACCGTGGCCGGCTCACCTGCCTGGTCGACGACCGGATCGTGACGGCGATGAAGGCGCGCGAACTCGGCCGCAAGGCGGCGGTCGTGGGCGACCGGGTCGACATCGTCGGCGATCTGTCGGGCGACAAGGACACCCTGGCCCGGATCGTGCGGATCGGGGAACGCGCCTCGGTGCTGCGGCGCACCGCCGACGACGACGACCCCTTCGAGCGCGTGGTCGTCGCCAACGCCGACCAGCTCGCCATCGTCACCGCGCTGGCCGACCCCGAGCCGCGCCCCCGGCTGATCGACCGCTGCCTGGTCGCCGCGTTCGACGGCGGCCTGGAGCCGCTGCTGGTGCTGACCAAGTCGGACCTGGCGGCCCCGGACGAGCTGCTGGAGATGTACGGCGCGCTGGGCGTGCCCCATGTGGTCACCACCCGCGAGGAGTTCGTCGACGGGCTGGCCGCCGAGCGGGTGCGCGAGCATCTGACCGGCAGGACGACGGCCTTCGTCGGCCACTCCGGCGTGGGGAAGACGACGCTGGTCAACGCGCTCGTCCCGGAGGAGCGGCGGCGCAGCACCGGCCATGTCAACGCGGTCACCGGCCGCGGCCGGCACACCACGACCTCGGCGCTGGCCCTGCCGCTCGCGTCCGAGGAGGGCGGCTGGGTGATCGACACCCCCGGCGTGCGGTCGTTCGGACTGCACCATGTCGACCCGTCCCGCGTCATCCACGCCTTCCCGGACCTGGAGCCCGGCACGGAGGGCTGCCCGCGCGCCTGCTCCCACGACGAACCGGACTGCGCCCTGGACGCCTGGGTGGCCGAGGGCCACGCGGACCCGGCCCGGCTCTACTCGCTGCGGCGGCTGCTGGCGACCAGGGAACGACGCGAAGGCGACTGA
- a CDS encoding DMT family transporter, whose translation MAWLLVVVAGFLETGFAVCLKLSHGFTRLWPTVAFSIFALGSFGLLTLALRKLDVGPAYAVWTGIGAAGTAIYGMVFLGDLVSTLKIVSISLVIVGVIGLQLSGSSH comes from the coding sequence ATGGCGTGGCTGCTGGTCGTGGTCGCCGGATTCCTGGAGACGGGTTTCGCCGTCTGCCTCAAGCTCTCGCACGGGTTCACCCGGCTCTGGCCGACGGTCGCGTTCTCCATCTTCGCCCTCGGGAGCTTCGGCCTGCTGACCCTCGCGCTGCGCAAGCTGGACGTCGGCCCCGCGTACGCGGTGTGGACGGGCATCGGCGCCGCCGGGACGGCGATCTACGGCATGGTCTTCCTCGGCGACCTGGTCTCCACGCTCAAGATCGTCTCGATCTCCCTGGTGATCGTCGGCGTCATCGGCCTCCAGCTCTCGGGCTCCTCCCACTGA
- a CDS encoding TetR/AcrR family transcriptional regulator codes for MPAAREALLDAAAAALRARPWSAVRMVEVAASAGVSRQTLYNEFGGKDGLAGALVRREAEGFLRGAGRVVAEAGESGAGEMERCVRLAEWTAGRMAGRPLLGGRAGR; via the coding sequence ATGCCCGCAGCACGCGAGGCCCTGCTCGACGCCGCGGCCGCGGCCCTGCGGGCACGGCCCTGGTCCGCCGTGCGGATGGTGGAGGTCGCCGCGTCGGCGGGGGTGTCGCGGCAGACCCTCTACAACGAGTTCGGCGGGAAGGACGGGCTGGCGGGCGCCCTGGTGCGCCGGGAGGCGGAGGGGTTCCTGCGGGGCGCGGGGCGGGTGGTCGCCGAAGCCGGCGAGAGCGGTGCCGGGGAGATGGAGCGGTGTGTGCGCCTCGCCGAGTGGACCGCCGGGCGGATGGCGGGGCGCCCGTTGCTGGGGGGTCGGGCGGGCCGGTGA
- the hisN gene encoding histidinol-phosphatase → MPDYHDDLRLAHVLADAADAVTMERFKALDLKVETKPDMTPVSEADKAAEELIRGQLQRARPRDAILGEEYGIEGTGPRRWVVDPIDGTKNYVRGVPVWATLISLMEAGEGGFQPVVGVVSAPALGRRWWAAKGAGAYSGRSLSSATRLRVSKVERMRDASFAYSSLSGWEEQGRLDGFLDLTRACWRTRGYGDFWSYMMVAEGSVDICAEPELSLWDMAAPAIVVQEAGGLYTGLDGTPGPHGGNAAASNGLLHRELLGHLNQRR, encoded by the coding sequence ATGCCCGACTACCACGATGATCTGCGCCTCGCCCATGTCCTCGCGGACGCCGCCGACGCCGTCACGATGGAGCGCTTCAAGGCGCTCGACCTCAAGGTCGAGACCAAGCCGGACATGACGCCGGTGAGCGAGGCGGACAAGGCGGCGGAGGAGCTGATCCGCGGCCAGTTGCAGCGGGCACGGCCACGGGACGCGATCCTCGGCGAGGAGTACGGCATCGAGGGCACGGGCCCGCGCCGCTGGGTCGTCGACCCGATCGACGGCACCAAGAACTACGTGCGCGGCGTGCCGGTGTGGGCCACCCTGATCTCCCTCATGGAGGCGGGCGAGGGCGGCTTCCAGCCGGTGGTCGGCGTGGTGTCGGCCCCGGCGCTGGGCCGCCGGTGGTGGGCGGCGAAGGGCGCGGGCGCGTACTCCGGGCGCAGCCTGTCGTCCGCGACCCGGCTGCGGGTCTCGAAGGTGGAGCGCATGCGGGACGCCTCCTTCGCCTACTCCTCGCTGAGCGGCTGGGAGGAGCAGGGGCGGCTGGACGGCTTCCTCGACCTGACCCGGGCCTGCTGGCGCACCCGCGGCTACGGCGACTTCTGGTCCTACATGATGGTCGCCGAGGGCTCGGTGGACATCTGCGCGGAGCCCGAGCTGTCCCTGTGGGACATGGCGGCCCCGGCGATCGTGGTGCAGGAGGCGGGCGGCCTGTACACGGGCCTCGACGGCACCCCCGGTCCGCACGGCGGGAACGCGGCGGCCTCGAACGGGCTGCTCCACCGGGAGCTGCTCGGTCATCTGAACCAGCGCCGCTGA
- a CDS encoding CBS domain-containing protein: MLVRDAMSTVVLTIGPAHTLRQAAGLMAARRVGAAVVLDGDSSLGILTERDILNAIGAGQNPDLETAGAHTTTDVVFAAPAWTLEEAAEAMAHGGFRHLIVMDRDGPVGIVSVRDIIRCWVPARRHAGTVAAG, translated from the coding sequence ATGCTCGTCCGTGACGCCATGAGCACGGTGGTGCTGACCATCGGACCCGCCCACACACTCCGGCAGGCGGCCGGCCTGATGGCCGCGCGCCGTGTCGGAGCGGCCGTCGTCCTCGACGGCGATTCGAGTCTCGGGATCCTCACCGAACGGGACATCCTCAACGCGATCGGCGCAGGCCAGAACCCGGATCTGGAGACGGCCGGGGCCCACACCACCACCGACGTCGTCTTCGCCGCACCCGCCTGGACCCTGGAGGAGGCGGCCGAGGCCATGGCGCACGGCGGATTCCGCCATCTCATCGTCATGGACCGGGACGGCCCGGTGGGCATCGTCTCCGTCCGCGACATCATCCGCTGCTGGGTGCCCGCCAGGCGCCACGCCGGTACCGTCGCGGCGGGCTGA
- a CDS encoding catalase, whose amino-acid sequence MTQGPLTTEAGAPVADNQNSETAGVGGPVLVQDQLLLEKLAHFNRERIPERVVHARGAGAYGTFTVTADVTKYTRAAFLSEVGKETETFLRFSTVAGNLGSADAVRDPRGWALKFYTEEGNYDLVGNNTPVFFIKDAIKFPDFIHTQKRDPYTGSQEADNVWDFWGLSPESTHQVTWLFGDRGIPASYRHMDGFGSHTFQWNNEAGEVFWVKYHFKTDQGIRNLTQDEADRLAGQDPDSHQRDLRESIERGDFPSWTVYVQIMPAAEAAAYRFNPFDLTKVWPHADYPRIEIGRLELNRNPENVFAEVEQSVFSPAHFVPGIGPSPDKMLQGRLFAYGDAHRYRVGINADHLPVNRPHATEARTHSRDGFLYDGRHKGAKNYEPNSFGGPFQTDRPLWAGTAVTGVTGDHAAAVHAEDDDFVQAGNLYRLMSDDEKDRLIGNLAGFIAKVSRDDIAERAIGNFRQADADFGKRLEAAVQALRG is encoded by the coding sequence GTGACGCAGGGACCGCTGACCACCGAGGCCGGAGCCCCGGTCGCCGACAACCAGAACAGCGAGACCGCGGGCGTCGGCGGGCCGGTCCTCGTCCAGGACCAGCTCCTGCTGGAGAAGCTCGCCCACTTCAACCGCGAGCGCATCCCGGAGCGGGTGGTCCACGCCCGCGGCGCCGGCGCGTACGGCACCTTCACGGTGACCGCCGACGTGACGAAGTACACCCGGGCGGCGTTCCTCTCCGAGGTCGGCAAGGAGACCGAGACCTTCCTGCGCTTCTCCACCGTCGCGGGCAACCTCGGCTCGGCCGACGCGGTGCGCGACCCCCGCGGCTGGGCGCTGAAGTTCTACACCGAGGAGGGCAACTACGACCTCGTCGGCAACAACACCCCGGTGTTCTTCATCAAGGACGCCATCAAGTTCCCGGACTTCATCCACACCCAGAAGCGCGACCCGTACACGGGCAGCCAGGAAGCCGACAACGTCTGGGACTTCTGGGGCCTGAGCCCCGAGTCGACCCACCAGGTGACCTGGCTCTTCGGCGACCGGGGCATCCCCGCCTCCTACCGCCACATGGACGGCTTCGGCTCGCACACCTTCCAGTGGAACAACGAGGCCGGCGAGGTCTTCTGGGTCAAGTACCACTTCAAGACCGACCAGGGCATCCGCAACCTCACCCAGGACGAGGCCGACCGGCTCGCCGGCCAGGACCCCGACTCCCACCAGCGCGACCTGCGCGAGTCCATCGAGCGCGGTGACTTCCCGAGCTGGACCGTCTACGTCCAGATCATGCCCGCGGCCGAGGCGGCGGCGTACCGCTTCAACCCGTTCGACCTCACCAAGGTGTGGCCGCACGCCGACTACCCGCGCATCGAGATCGGCAGGCTGGAGCTCAACCGCAACCCGGAGAACGTCTTCGCCGAGGTCGAGCAGTCGGTCTTCAGCCCGGCGCACTTCGTCCCCGGCATCGGCCCGTCCCCGGACAAGATGCTCCAGGGCCGGCTCTTCGCCTACGGCGACGCCCACCGCTACCGCGTCGGCATCAACGCCGACCACCTGCCGGTCAACCGCCCGCACGCCACCGAGGCGCGCACGCACAGCCGGGACGGCTTCCTCTACGACGGCCGTCACAAGGGCGCGAAGAACTACGAGCCCAACAGCTTCGGCGGCCCCTTCCAGACGGACCGCCCGCTGTGGGCGGGCACCGCGGTGACCGGTGTCACCGGTGACCACGCGGCCGCGGTCCACGCCGAGGACGACGACTTCGTCCAGGCGGGGAACCTCTACCGGCTGATGTCCGACGACGAGAAGGACCGTCTGATCGGCAACCTGGCGGGCTTCATCGCCAAGGTGTCCCGTGACGACATCGCCGAGCGCGCGATCGGCAACTTCCGTCAGGCGGACGCGGACTTCGGCAAGCGGCTGGAGGCCGCGGTCCAGGCCCTGCGCGGCTGA
- a CDS encoding Fur family transcriptional regulator, with the protein MSDLLERLRGRGWRMTAQRRVVAEVLDGEHVHLTADEVHARAVERLPEISRATVYNTLGELVTLGEVLEVSTDRRAKRYDPNAHRPHQHLVCAGCGAIRDVHPAGNPLADLPDSERFGFTVSAVEVTYRGTCPACAAAA; encoded by the coding sequence ATGAGCGACCTGTTGGAACGACTGCGCGGACGCGGCTGGCGCATGACCGCCCAGCGGCGCGTCGTGGCCGAGGTCCTCGACGGCGAGCACGTGCATCTGACGGCCGACGAGGTCCACGCACGCGCCGTGGAGCGACTGCCCGAGATCTCCCGGGCCACCGTCTACAACACGCTCGGCGAGCTGGTCACCCTCGGCGAGGTGCTCGAGGTGTCGACCGACCGCCGCGCCAAGCGCTACGACCCCAATGCCCATCGCCCGCACCAGCACCTGGTCTGCGCGGGATGCGGCGCCATCCGGGACGTCCACCCGGCGGGCAATCCGCTGGCCGACCTCCCCGACTCGGAGCGCTTCGGCTTCACCGTCTCGGCCGTCGAGGTCACCTACCGGGGCACCTGCCCCGCCTGCGCGGCGGCAGCCTAG
- a CDS encoding tetratricopeptide repeat protein — MEFMGDRATLLETGRFVQPHSGNAADAMQGLDGVEPGVGRHDGTADAEETAGAEARHRGAADGGDTASMSVLGALLLRRGDLDGAEPYLRGATADGDRAAANNLGVLLHQRGYPDEAAGWWRIAAVAGSAAAAHALGRHFRERGDEPAAEYWLRQSAEQGHALGAYALADLLEHRGDGGAERWLRTAAEQGHREAAYRLARALEGRAAEECRPPADGLGEPPRTVPEPGAGRDAGIVARGRAGPPAGRGEAPDTAGPRTASSGPGPRRDGRTAQDTARAGTDGLVDEAAQWYRQAAARGHRRAALHLGAILEKRGELKEAGRWYLTAARDGEPRAACALGFLLRDAGDEESAAVWWLRAAQDGDGNAANALGALHAARGEQQTAERWYRAAMDAGDVNGAYNLGLLCAAQDRTPQAEQWYRRAAYAGHREAANALAVLLLQAGDPVGAEPWFSKAAEAGSVDAAFNLGILHVGRDDDRTALTWYERAAAAGHTEAALQVGIARLRDGDEHEAERHLRCAAGGGNAEAAFRLATVLDARQPPPGPPALGEPRAEKSECEEWYERAAEQGHRRAQVRVGMLAAARGDMDDAARWYREAAEAGSRSGAFNLGLLLAREGSEREASLWWTRAARAGHGRAALRLALLAARRGELAEGQRWCAKAVELGPEEVAERAAKLREALLQELTA, encoded by the coding sequence ATGGAATTTATGGGGGACAGGGCAACTCTGTTGGAGACAGGGCGGTTTGTGCAGCCGCATTCCGGCAATGCGGCGGACGCGATGCAGGGGCTCGACGGTGTCGAGCCGGGCGTCGGCCGTCACGACGGCACCGCCGACGCCGAGGAGACCGCCGGCGCCGAGGCGCGCCACCGCGGTGCCGCCGACGGGGGCGACACCGCCTCGATGAGCGTGCTGGGCGCGCTGCTGCTGCGCCGGGGCGACCTCGACGGCGCCGAGCCGTACCTGCGCGGTGCCACCGCCGACGGAGACCGGGCCGCCGCCAACAACCTGGGCGTGCTGCTGCACCAGCGCGGCTACCCCGACGAGGCGGCGGGCTGGTGGCGTATCGCCGCCGTCGCCGGTTCGGCCGCCGCGGCGCACGCGCTCGGGCGTCACTTCCGCGAGCGCGGCGACGAGCCCGCCGCCGAGTACTGGCTGCGCCAGTCCGCCGAGCAGGGCCACGCCCTGGGCGCCTACGCCCTCGCCGACCTGCTGGAGCACCGCGGTGACGGCGGAGCCGAGCGCTGGCTGCGCACCGCGGCCGAGCAGGGGCACCGCGAGGCGGCCTACCGGCTGGCGCGCGCCCTGGAGGGCCGCGCAGCCGAGGAGTGCCGCCCGCCGGCCGACGGCCTGGGCGAGCCCCCGCGCACCGTGCCCGAGCCCGGCGCCGGACGGGACGCGGGCATCGTCGCCCGCGGCCGCGCCGGTCCTCCCGCGGGCCGGGGCGAGGCACCGGACACCGCCGGCCCCCGCACCGCGTCCTCGGGCCCCGGCCCCCGGCGCGACGGGCGGACGGCACAGGACACCGCCCGAGCGGGCACCGACGGCCTCGTCGACGAGGCCGCGCAGTGGTACCGGCAGGCCGCGGCGCGCGGACACCGCCGGGCCGCGCTGCACCTCGGGGCCATCCTGGAGAAGCGCGGAGAGCTCAAGGAAGCGGGCCGCTGGTACCTGACGGCGGCCAGGGACGGCGAGCCGCGCGCGGCCTGCGCGCTGGGCTTCCTGCTCCGGGACGCCGGGGACGAGGAGAGCGCCGCCGTCTGGTGGCTGCGCGCCGCCCAGGACGGCGACGGGAACGCCGCCAACGCCCTCGGCGCCCTGCACGCCGCCCGCGGCGAGCAGCAGACCGCCGAGCGCTGGTACCGGGCCGCGATGGACGCGGGCGACGTCAACGGCGCCTACAACCTCGGGCTGCTCTGCGCCGCCCAGGACCGCACGCCGCAGGCGGAGCAGTGGTACCGGCGTGCCGCCTACGCGGGACACCGGGAGGCCGCCAACGCGCTCGCCGTGCTGCTCCTCCAGGCCGGGGACCCGGTCGGCGCCGAGCCCTGGTTCTCCAAGGCGGCCGAGGCCGGCAGCGTGGACGCCGCGTTCAACCTCGGCATCCTCCACGTCGGCCGCGACGACGACCGGACGGCGCTGACCTGGTACGAGCGGGCGGCGGCCGCGGGGCACACCGAGGCGGCGCTCCAGGTGGGCATCGCCCGGCTGAGGGACGGCGACGAGCACGAGGCGGAGCGGCACCTGCGGTGCGCGGCCGGGGGCGGCAACGCGGAGGCGGCGTTCCGTCTCGCCACGGTGCTCGACGCGCGGCAGCCGCCGCCGGGCCCGCCCGCCCTGGGCGAGCCCCGCGCGGAGAAGAGCGAGTGCGAGGAGTGGTACGAGCGGGCCGCCGAGCAGGGGCACCGCCGTGCCCAGGTCCGGGTCGGCATGCTGGCCGCCGCGCGCGGCGACATGGACGACGCGGCCCGCTGGTACCGGGAGGCGGCCGAGGCCGGCAGCCGCAGCGGCGCCTTCAACCTCGGGCTGCTGCTCGCCCGCGAGGGCAGCGAGCGGGAGGCGTCGCTGTGGTGGACGCGCGCGGCCCGGGCCGGTCACGGCAGGGCCGCCCTGCGGCTGGCGCTGCTCGCCGCCCGCCGGGGCGAGCTGGCCGAGGGGCAGCGCTGGTGCGCCAAGGCCGTGGAGCTGGGGCCCGAGGAGGTGGCCGAGCGGGCCGCGAAGCTGCGCGAGGCACTGCTCCAGGAGCTGACGGCGTAG